TAGACGAGCCACAGCGATACATAGCCCGCGGCCGCGCCGATCACCGCGTCCACCGGCTGCACATCTATCCAGCGCAGCACGGAGGCCAGCAGCCCGGCCCACAGCAGGGGCAGGGTGATGTCGTCGGGCAGCAGGGTCGTGTCCCAGTCGATGAGGGCCAGCGCCACCAGGGCTGCGCAAAAGCCGCACCAGGCCAGCGTCGTGAAGGACCAGCCCCAGCGCAGGGCGCAGGCATAGAACAGGGCGGCGGTGGCCAGTTCGACCAGCGGGTAGCGCACGCCGATGCGCGTGCCGCAGCCCGAGCAGCGGCCGCGCAGTGCGAGATAGCTGAGCACGGGAATGTTCTCGTACCAGCGCACCTCGTGCCCGCAGGAGGGACAGCGCGAGCGTGGCGTCAGCAGGTTGAAGGGCTGCTCGGTCGGCGCGGCGCCGCCCTGTGTCGGCAAGCCCGCATCCTCGGCGTACTGCGCGCATTCCGCGGCCCACTGCCGTTCCATCATGCGCGGCAGGCGGTGGATCACCACGTTCAGAAAGCTGCCGATCAGCAGGCCCAGGACGCCGACGAGCACGGCATCCGCAAACGCGGAACCCGTCATCAGACCACTTGCCCCAGCTTGAAGATGGGCAGGTACATGGACACCACGATGCCGCCGATGAGGGTGCCCAGGAACACGATGATGATGGGCTCCATGAG
This region of Alicycliphilus denitrificans K601 genomic DNA includes:
- a CDS encoding prepilin peptidase; translated protein: MTGSAFADAVLVGVLGLLIGSFLNVVIHRLPRMMERQWAAECAQYAEDAGLPTQGGAAPTEQPFNLLTPRSRCPSCGHEVRWYENIPVLSYLALRGRCSGCGTRIGVRYPLVELATAALFYACALRWGWSFTTLAWCGFCAALVALALIDWDTTLLPDDITLPLLWAGLLASVLRWIDVQPVDAVIGAAAGYVSLWLVYWGFKLATGKEGMGYGDFKLFAALGAWFGWQALVPIVLMASVIGALVGIAMKFASSLREGKYVPFGPFLAGGGLAAMLWGPARIMRAIFSTLGL